Part of the Henckelia pumila isolate YLH828 chromosome 2, ASM3356847v2, whole genome shotgun sequence genome is shown below.
TGATATTCCAAAGATGTTCATgttctaaaaaaaaaacttttgcatttcagatGTTCACATAAATATccgaaatgcaaaaaaaaaaaggtcatTGAATCTCCACATGAGCAGTGCCCGTATGGTACTATAGACTCTTCCCGGATGTGCATGGAATACTTTGGACggctttttagtttttttaaaaaaagaatttgTATCCCCATTTCTGTgtgtataataataaaaataacgtCCCAATTTGCCACCCACCGAACTCCATGGCCCCATTTCCAACATATAATATAGTACTCCATTTGGCAAGAAAAAACAGAGGCGTTGAAGTGTGAAGTGTGAGCTTTCATTGAAGATCTTTCCTTAACTGTCTGTGCTATGGCTTCTTTAGTCCACTTTGTCTACTCCAAACCATTTTCTTCCCAAACAATCAGAACGCCGCATCTCCCATCAACATCAATCCACAGTAAGCTCATTCTTTccacattattttatttaacgtTGTTTACTCATTTAGTTCCACTGGATTGCTACAGGATGGAGATGTGTCGTGAGAGCCACTGAATCCGATACAAATGAAGGTTTTTATGTTGCCTGTTTCGCTtcttttttattgttattgttaAATCTGAGGGTCTCTTGCTTATTGGAAATCAGATTGGGATGATGAGTTACTTTAGTGATGCGAAAATGATTTCGAATATTCCATTCATTTCGAACACACATGTCGAATGAAAGTTGTAGAGTAATCGAAGAAGTGCGTTTTTTGGGTGATATTTTGATTTGTGTAAGTATGTGCACCAGACAGACCTGCTGAGACTGGTTCAAGTATCAATCAGATTCTTGGCATAAAAGGAGCCAAGAAAGAAACCGTGAGTGTTTGATTTGTATGTTAATATCAGAAATTTATGTACCTTTTTGTTTCCAGTTGGAATATTAACTTGTGCTTCAACTGAGAAGCTTAGCATAGGTGGGGGACAATATAAAGTTAAAAACTTTGCCGATTTGGATGGTTTGAATAATCCACCTCCGGTAATAAGATGTTATGTAGAGACTAACATATTTATGAACATTGAAAGTGGATCTCGAAAAGATTAACGATGGTCAGGCTTTTACTAACGCGGTTTTTTAGTTATTCTAGTCGGATATTTTGGTCATGAATATCCCTGTCAATCAAGATGCATTTCGTAGATGAAATGGATATGACTTGAAGGAATCTTTGGAATGTAATGGACTTTTCAAGTAAGCTTTGTTTTTGGCAAGCTTTCAAGAATTTGTGTGCACTTATTAGCTCGTAAGTATGAATTTGATCCTTCTTTTAGAAATCAGGTAAAAGGACATTAAGCAGCTTTTATGACGACAGTTGTCTTGCTGAGCCCTTTGCATCAGTGCTTTTTAGTTGCAACTGAGAATAACGAAAGCAGATTATGAAAAATTTTATTCGGCATCTGATTGTTacatcattttatttttcagaCGAGCGCTCATCTGTAATGTCGCCTCTAAAACATTGATTGAGTGAATCATTTTATATGTTACTGGAAAATAATGAACAGGAGATTAAATTTTCGAAATGCAAATCAACAGGATAAGTGGAAAATTCGACTTCAGCTAACTAAGCCTGTAACTTGGCCACCTCTAATCTGGGGCGTAGCATGTGGAGCCGCTGCATCCGGTAATGATATTAAAGTCTAtcaattttattgttttgacaAGGATCGCAATTCTGTTCTGATAAAGGGTATTTCCACTCAGGAAACTTCAACTGGACTTTTGAAGATGTAGCTAAATCAGTTGTTTGCATGATCATGTCTGGTCCATGTCTAACTGGCTACACTCAGGTACTTCTTACATCATGACAAGTTAATAAAATATCGCAATTCTAGTACATATTTGAGAATACCAGTAATGTTATTTCGCGACTCAATTTATAGACAATAAATGATTGGTATGATAGAGAAATTGATGCCATTAACGAGCCTTATCGTCCAATGCCGTCGGGCGCAATATCTGAGAATGAGGTATGTGATACTCTGACTGTTTTCTTGAGTTACATCCTGCAAGCATGTCCTGATTATGTTTGTCAATATTTTCAGGTGATTACACAAATATGGGTGCTACTTCTAGCGGGTGTTGGTTTGGCCGGTCTACTAGATGTGTGGGTAGGCAGGCAACCTGAAACAGTGTCATTTCTGCTCTTAAGTAACCTAAGTTTTCGCCCAAGTAACGCGTAGAATTATTAGGCAGGACACAGTTTTCCAGTGATTTTTTACCTCGCACTTGGTGGGTCGTTGGTGTCTTACATCTACTCAGCTCCACCTTTAAAGGTATTCAAGGCTTCTCGCATTTCCTCTATATGGATATTTATCTCAGCTTTGAATAAAGATCAGCTAGACTCTGATTGAGATTCTTATTTACTGCAGCTTAAACGAAATGGGTGGATTGGAAATTTCGCCTTGGGAGCAAGCTATATCAGTTTACCTTGGTAATTCCATTTCGTGACAACTGTATATCAAGTGTCTTTTGTAAGCTGTGGgagattaaattttgtttggtGTAATTTTGTTTAAAACCCTTGTTATATGCATAACAGGTGGGCAGGCCAAGCATTGTTTGGGACGCTTACGCTGGACATTGTCGTTCTAACGCTTCTCTACAGCATAGCTGGAGTATGCgatctctctcaaagaattctGATCCCTTAACCGATTGATGCTATTCCTAATTGTTGTTcgcattcatttttttttatatagttTGGTATCGCAATTGTAAATGACTTCAAGAGTGTTGAAGGAGACAGAAAAATGGGACTGCAGGTGCCTTTTTAATGTACTATGGGGTTTGATAAATTTGCATCGTTTGTATATATACATACTCACACGGTGATGTATGTTGTTACAGTCATTTCCAGTAGCTTTCGGTTCCGATTCAGCTAAATGGATCTGTGTTGGTGCCATTGACATTACTCAGATATTTGTGACTGGTAATCTGAATCAATAGT
Proteins encoded:
- the LOC140884644 gene encoding chlorophyll synthase, chloroplastic-like isoform X2, yielding MASLVHFVYSKPFSSQTIRTPHLPSTSIHNRPAETGSSINQILGIKGAKKETDKWKIRLQLTKPVTWPPLIWGVACGAAASGNFNWTFEDVAKSVVCMIMSGPCLTGYTQTINDWYDREIDAINEPYRPMPSGAISENEVITQIWVLLLAGVGLAGLLDVWAGHSFPVIFYLALGGSLVSYIYSAPPLKLKRNGWIGNFALGASYISLPWWAGQALFGTLTLDIVVLTLLYSIAGFGIAIVNDFKSVEGDRKMGLQSFPVAFGSDSAKWICVGAIDITQIFVTGYLLGDGKPYHALALVGLITPQVFFQFKYFLRDPVKYDVKYQACAQPFLVLGLLVTALATSQ
- the LOC140884644 gene encoding chlorophyll synthase, chloroplastic-like isoform X3, whose amino-acid sequence is MKDKWKIRLQLTKPVTWPPLIWGVACGAAASGNFNWTFEDVAKSVVCMIMSGPCLTGYTQTINDWYDREIDAINEPYRPMPSGAISENEVITQIWVLLLAGVGLAGLLDVWAGHSFPVIFYLALGGSLVSYIYSAPPLKLKRNGWIGNFALGASYISLPWWAGQALFGTLTLDIVVLTLLYSIAGFGIAIVNDFKSVEGDRKMGLQSFPVAFGSDSAKWICVGAIDITQIFVTGYLLGDGKPYHALALVGLITPQVFFQFKYFLRDPVKYDVKYQACAQPFLVLGLLVTALATSQ
- the LOC140884644 gene encoding chlorophyll synthase, chloroplastic-like isoform X1; its protein translation is MASLVHFVYSKPFSSQTIRTPHLPSTSIHRWRCVVRATESDTNEDRPAETGSSINQILGIKGAKKETDKWKIRLQLTKPVTWPPLIWGVACGAAASGNFNWTFEDVAKSVVCMIMSGPCLTGYTQTINDWYDREIDAINEPYRPMPSGAISENEVITQIWVLLLAGVGLAGLLDVWAGHSFPVIFYLALGGSLVSYIYSAPPLKLKRNGWIGNFALGASYISLPWWAGQALFGTLTLDIVVLTLLYSIAGFGIAIVNDFKSVEGDRKMGLQSFPVAFGSDSAKWICVGAIDITQIFVTGYLLGDGKPYHALALVGLITPQVFFQFKYFLRDPVKYDVKYQACAQPFLVLGLLVTALATSQ